The sequence TTCCACGTGATGCCGGAAGGTCTCGGTATCCTGCTTGTACATATCGCGCGGATACCATTCATTGCCATACGCCGGCACGGAGTACACGCCCCAATGGATGAAGATGCCGAACTTGGCATCGGCATACCACTCTGGCGTTTTGTATTGTTTAAGGGAGTCCCAGTTCGGCTGGAACGGGCCCGAAGGGATCTCTTGCGCGAAGGCCGCGCATACGAAAGCGGCGATGGCAGTCAAAAGCACACGTAGCGCAACACGCATGTCAGCCCCCTGCAGGTACCGCCGAAGTCCGGCCAGTCCCTATCGAATTGTGCGCTGCAACGCGACAACCACACCCTGAATCTGTACAGACTGCGCGGGATAGAGCATCGGAGACATCGAGGAATTCGCGGGACGAAGCTCCACGACCGCCCCGTGCGGATGATAGTGCTTCACGGTTGCCTCGTCGTTCACGAGCGCAACCACAACGTCCCCAATCTGTGGCCGTGCCGTCGGGTCGACAATAATCGTGTCGCCGTCGAGAATACCGTCCTCGATCATACTGTCGCCCTGCACGCGCAAACAGAACCCGCCTGGGCGCGCCAAGGAGGATGCGACGGGAATACCGCCTTCGACATTTTCTTCCGCGAGGATCGGCAGACCGGCGGCGATGCGCCCCACCATCGGCAGGATACCCACCTCGCTGACGTATAGCCCCGCCGATGCCTTCTCCGTCACGTGAATCGACCGCGCCTTGGATGAGCGCTCGATGTAGCCTTTGCGCTCCAGCGCGACCAAGTGATCGTTCACGCCGTTGGTCGATGCGATGCCAAAGGCCTCGCCAATCTCCGCAATCGTGGGGGGCATTCCGCGTTCACGGATGCATTCCACGATGAATTGGAGGATTTCCGACTGGCGCCGCGTCAATCCTTTTGACATAACCGCCTCCCGAACAAATCTGAAATCTTTTTCAGCAGTATTCAACCACACTTCGTGCCGGGTGTCAAGGGGGTAC is a genomic window of Candidatus Hydrogenedentota bacterium containing:
- the lexA gene encoding transcriptional repressor LexA yields the protein MSKGLTRRQSEILQFIVECIRERGMPPTIAEIGEAFGIASTNGVNDHLVALERKGYIERSSKARSIHVTEKASAGLYVSEVGILPMVGRIAAGLPILAEENVEGGIPVASSLARPGGFCLRVQGDSMIEDGILDGDTIIVDPTARPQIGDVVVALVNDEATVKHYHPHGAVVELRPANSSMSPMLYPAQSVQIQGVVVALQRTIR